A region of the Brevibacillus laterosporus genome:
AAGGAAATTCTTTTTCATTTTATCATCCTCCTTGGATAGTGAATCTAAAATAGTTTCTACGGTTGAATCCGTTAAAGAAATGGGAGTAGTAAAGGCGTCGGGTTCAGCCGGGTTCAATACAATGTCCCAAGTGTATAGAGATAGTCTCTTTGCAACCCCGACGTTCTTGCCTTCTACTTTGGCTGTAATGATGTCACCTGTCATACGATTTGAAAAGCCGATCGGCAGTCCTTCATCTAACATCGCTTGGACCTGTTTTCCCATGTCTGTAGCCAAAGGTTTATATTCAGCCCAGACGATACCACTTGCATCAATGCTGGCGTCACGGAATACAACTGCTTGATTAGGTACACTAGAATCAAAAAGCACCCTACCATCTGTGCCTTTGTAACAGCGAGGGTGTGGGTGCTCTCCTGCATATGGAAAATTAGTAGATTTTAATGAATCGAGGGCCGCCTGATAAACAGCTTTTGGATAGAGCCGATTGTTGCCATTGATTGCGTCAACTTTGGAAACAGGTTGACGATACCAACCTGATGATTTCCCCGCTTCATCCATGATTGGCACAGCTCTTGAAAAACAAAGTTCTCTTTGATCTTCTGCACTATCTTCTAAAACAGAAAAAAGTGGTTCAACTGAGTCAGTAAAACCCATTCTTGGCTTCTGCTGTTCGCCAGTTTCCTCTTTTGCTGCTTCTTCAACGGACCAAGTACTAAATTCAGCCCTTGCTTTTGCATCCATTGCCTCATAGTAAATACGACGGTCCACTTCTGTTAGTGGAGTATTGGCCAAACTTTTCTTTATGGTCAGAAGAGCAATAGCGCTGTTTGCTTCTAAAATCTGTTTCATCAATGGGTCATCGGTTAATGCATCTTTTATGGGTTCTTCATCCGCCGTGAAGCCTACTTTTGCAAAGTACTGTAGATTCATTTCAAACAGTAATTTGACCTTGAATCTCTGTGTAAACACGTTTTCTCACCCTTTCGTTACGTCATTGATATTGATTTCAAACCAATCATACAAAACCACCACCTTTCAACTGCTATTCATCCACTGGCAACCAACTAACCCTGCACAATGGATGGGCAAGACCTGGATAGTCGTCAATGTCATATGTTTTCCCATGCCTAGTTCGGCATTTATCGCAGGTGCGCATGTCTAAAACCTCATCACATTGGACCCTCTTAATGCCAGCACCTTTATAGGTTCGAATTTGCATTCGATCGTAAGCCCAGCTTAGTTCGTTTCTGGCTATAAGGCTGGCTCTTTCCTTATCCATGATGATCGGCTCTAACCTCTTTGTTATCTTACGCCAACCAAGGTTTTCTTCGAAGCCGTTTGCCAACTCTTCACGAATTCTTTTCATGGTCGTTTCTTCCATGCCTTTAATTCGTTCGGCAGATTGCTGAAGTAGATCCTCTCTTATGTCACTTCGCACGATGCGTGGCTTGATCTCTGTTGTAAGAAGTGATGTTGCCTTTTCTGCGCCCATCACACCAGCTAGAGTCATTGCTTTGACCAACGACAGCTGAAGCTTACCTTGTTCAGCTTCCCATGTTTCTTCAAATGCATTCAGGATCTCATCCTCGGCATAATCCAAAATGATAGAGTCCGTTACTCCTTCATCAGCCTCATAGCTGGCAAGACGTTTATTTACGGCATTAAAAAAACGAAGGACTGTCTCCTCCGCTTCGACTTCAACCTCTTTAAGTTTTGATCGATCTTCTAACGCCACATCCGTGATCGTTTGTTTGTCCTTTTCTTCGTCAAGTTTCACATCTTCTTTAGGTGGAAGTGACTTGGCTACCAAGGCGACATTGCGAGCCTTCTCCTCTTCAATCATCATGGCCATTTCCACTGGGTCTTCAATATCGAAGTCACTCGCGATTGTTTGAATAGCTTTGATGTTTGTAACAAGGGTATCGCCACCATTGGCACCACGCGCTCTCTGTACACGCTCTAGGCGTTCTAACGCTGTTTCGGTTGTCTTTGTACTCCAAACAACATCGTAGGCAATAGAAGAAGGATTAATGCCTGCTAACAGTAGCTGTAAATCTATTAAGCCTCGATAACCACTGTATGGCCCGATGTCTCCGTATTCTAGTAAGTCTGTCATATCGTCCAGAGACTGAAGGTACTGTGGGTACTGCACCTTTAAGATGTCTCTATTCAAGTTCTGGCCACTTGTTAAAATAGCTTTTGGAACACCGAGATTTAACCATATTAGATCGTCAAAATATTCGATATCAGCCATTTCTGACAGGTTTGCATCACCTTGCACAGCTTTTACATCTGCTGTACCGAAAAAATCACTCAGCAGGTGAGAATTTTTAGTCGGATCACCGTGATCATCGACCAATCGGTTTTGCTTTGCGTACTCCAATGCGTCAGAAATACTCGTTCCATCAGGCAACTTGTGACTATTCTTCTGAACAGATCGAAATTCCCTGCGTACGGCTGCTGCCGTCTCCATTTTATCTAACTTTCTATAGAGTTTCCTAGCAGTTGCGTAATGAGAAGTCCCGTAAAGTTCTGTTTCATCGGACATCCACCGAATATGATTCATCTGGTACAGGGCAAAGTCTCCTCTTGAAACAGAGGGTGGACCAATTTCCAGAAATGAATTGATCTGTGTACGTGGGTCGATTTGACTAAAAGCTCGTTCTGGATCTGTAAATATCCCATATTCATCAGCATTGCGCTTCATCGTCAATGCAGGTGCTCTGACAACATCTAAAATAAGTCCTCTAACATGATCAACCACTGCGTTCAAAAAAATATCTCCATCACGTAGTAACACCCGTATATGTTCGTTTGATTTCGAGGAAAGCTTAGTGCGCCGCATGAAATCATCGATAACTTGTTGGGCAACATTCGCACCAGGGACAAGCCTCTTAGGTTGTGCTTTTCCTAGCATTTTCATATGGCTACGATGAGCCTCACTACCTTGGACGATTACCTTGCATCCACCACGGGTGGCATCAGCACCTAAACGCAGGTTCGTTATCCTGAACCGTAGTTCTGTTTTGAAAAGTTCTCGGACCTCACGAATGATTTGTATGCGATCCGTAGACACATTAAATTGATCAAATATATACGTTTGTGGTGATTCTGAATTAGAAATTCTTTTCACTTCATCGCTTTTGCCAATACCTTTTTTCTCGTATCCAAAGTAATCAAACACCTTGTTAGTTATTTTTGAAGCGATACTCAAGCCTGTTCACCTCCTTGCTATGCGAATAATGAGTCTAAGTCAGGCATGATTGAGAAGCCATAGGCCTTTATTTGCCCTTTGTGTGTGTATTTTCGCATCTCCCAACAGATCATATCTGCAATCAAGATATCGTCGTGACAGCCAACTTGATGTTGATGCTTACCGTTCTTCTTGATGAATGTCCTCATTTCGGACAGCTGTCGTTTGGACGGCACATCAATTTCACCCTCTTTATAGTCTTGTCGATAGTTTTCTACGAGAATGGGACGAGTCTTTGGTGTAGTTGGCCACCCAGGACGCCTTTGCATTTCTTTCGTCTTAGAATCGTAATCGGCGTGATAATAAAGGTTAGGGTAATCATGATTGTGAATGAGTACTGCTAATACAGCATGTCCGTGATTATTCCGTTCAACGCCTAACAAAGCGTTATTGTACTTATGACCCCACTCATCCAGGATGTTAGCAAACTGAAAAGGTTCCTCTTTGCATTGGCACTCAGCTACCTTTTCTCCTGTGCTCCTTTTACGAATAGAAAACGTTGAGGAGTCGTGATCGTCATCGTCTAAACCTTCTGCCACGTCAGCCCCCGCGTCATATAACTCACCTTCTATGGGTTCTTCCCACACCCAAATATCACCGTCATTATGTGTTTTTATTGGGATTCGTGCACTATTCAGATCCTTGTTGACCTGCTCTTGATTAAAGCTCGATCTACCTGAAACTAAAAATGCTTCCTCTGGAAACGCAGGGTACTCCTGTTGGAACGACTTCGGATCGCCTCCACACTTGTTTTTTATTGTAACTTGTCGCCATTTTAATTGTTCTAACGTGAGGTTGAATCGTTTTCTAAGCTCAATTTCGTCTGTCGAAAGTTTCTCCTCGAAAAGTTTCTTCTCAGCGCTTGTATTAAACGGTTCAGCATAATCGGGATTTTCGTGCCAAGCGACAAATATGGGGGTATAGTCGTTTTTACCGTTTACAGCTCTTTCCCACATCTGCTGAAAATACTCTCCTATACCGTTTGCTGTGGACTCAATGATACACAATGTTCCTGGGGCATCTGATAATGCTTGTAGCAATGACAGCATGTGCTTTGATTGTCTATTTTCAGGCCAGAACGCAAGCTCCGAGATATGCAAGTAATGAATCGTCCCAGAACGTCCGAGAGATTTCTTCTCAGCAGATGCAACAGTAATTTTCGATTTCAATCCAGGATTACGTTTTTTATCAGATTCAAATGACGTTGGATTTTCAAAGGTAAGCTTTTTGCTGTTGTCGTGCTTTTTCATGGGCTTGTAGACTGTCGGAACCATCTCATAATACAACTTGAACATATCGAACAGGTTGTTAACAGCCTCATCCTCATGAGCAACGATGTAAGAGTTTTTGGCTTCTTGAAGAGAAGTAAGATAATACACAATCGCCTCCGCTAGGGTAGAAAATCCTAATTGACGGGCTTTAAGGATAATGATTCGAACTGCTTTACCTTTAGATATAGCTTCAAAGATCCCCCTCGCTAATTTGCGTTGAGCTGTATTCAAAACAAATGGCAAGATAACTCCTTTTGTTGTTTTTATCTTGAGACACTTCTCCGAGAACTGTTCAAAACTCCTTAGTATTTCAGAAGCCTTTTCTCCTTCAAGAGGATTCTTCTTTGCTAAATCACTAATCTTTTTCAGGATTTCTTTCGCAAAAGTAATGTTACTCATCTAGAAAACCGTAACCTTCGTTTTCTACTTGTTTCGGCTTCTGTTCACCATCATTGACCCCTAGCTCCCTCATCATTCTGACTGTCGTCATTCGGTCCATGTTAATTTTAGAACGTGCAGAAGGACCAAGCCCAAGCCCCTGCATGGTTTGCATAGCTGAACGCATGAATGTGTTATAGGAATTAAGTAAAGGCTGTGCCTCAACCCTTTGATTCTCATGTATGACCATGCCTTCCTTGGCAAAATACATCTCACATAGAGCAAGTACAGCCAATTGCTTGGCAAGCATTTGAGCGACTGGTCTATCTGCTTCGGAAATGATATCAATGTCCATTACCGCATACTCTACTTGATCCTGGTACTCAGCCAAGAATGCGCAGTCTGAGTCTTCTTGGAATCGTGGACATACCTCTTTTTTAATGCACTTATTGCAGGGATGTACTCCAGATTTAATAAACGGGAATACGCCATGCCTTAAATTCGGTTGTTCTGGACGCTGGGTTAGCAGCCCTCTTATTTGCTTTTTCTTAACCTTGCGTATCTTTGCCATTTGAAATTCTCCTTCCTTGAGACTCCAAAAGAAAAAGACCCCAAGTAGGAGTCTTCAATTAAAGCTTTAGGTTTATATAAACATCTTTGATGTCATCGTCGGTGATTCCAATGTATTTCTTTGTCATAGACGGCGTGCTGTGATTAAACACGTCCATCAATAAAACAATATCAGTTCCTTGTTTATAAGCATGATACCCGAATGTCTTTCTAAGTGAGTGCGTTCCGATAGGATCAGCAATACGTGCCACTTGAGCTGCTTCACTTATGATCTTATGCGCTTGAAAACGATCGATTGGTCTGTTTTCTCCTTTGCGCGATTTAAATATGTACCAGTCTGTGTTCAAATTCTCAATACTGGACATGTACTCTTTCAATGCTTTAATCGCATCTTCTTGAAGGAAAAAGCTTTTTGTCTTCTCCGTTTTTTCCTCTTTGATGATAATGCGATCTTTAAACTTCTTTTCATTCTCCAGTACATCTTTCCACTTTAGTTCGAGCAGATCAGATATACGCAATCCAATTCTGATTCCAACTTCAAACAATGCATAATTTCTAAGGTTAGTTTTCTTCAAAAAGTCTCTTATGATTTTTATTTTTTTCGTATCTCTTATCGGCTGAACAGTATTCATTGCCCAACATCTCCAATACCACTTATTTATACTTATATAATATATTATGTGGTATTGAAAGTAAATAAGGGATTTAATCATCTTTACAAACAGCCATTGAACCCTTGGTACTACTATGTTTATAGCACACTCATGAATACCACTTAATATAATTGTGTGGTATTGAATAGAATCGCTAACTTATGATTTTTTCCTTTTTCATTCTAATGTAGAAACAGAATCGACCTAAATTCCCAGATGCTAATAAATTGCCATGATCGAGAGCCATGTAGCCCACCCTCAATCATCAATTCCATCCATTTCCAAATACCACTTATTTACCCCTGTTGCCAGAATGCATGAACACACTATGTCCTTATCACTCTAGTCAGTAAGAAGATATTTTTTGATGATGATAGTCCTTTTTCTTTTGTCACCCAAATGCCACCTATAAGTAAGAGGGCAAAAATATCTCACGTTTAACTCTGCTGCATTCACCTCGTATAGAGAAAGTAGGAAAGATATTTCTATATATCATAAATTTAATCGCAACTATCTAGGGGGTCATTCCGACTGCTACTGTGTATAAAACATATCAAAGTGAATAACCCAACTACCATCTGTATACAAGGTAGTATCACAAAAATTAAAAGAAAAGGAAGGTGTTTGATTATGACATTAGCCGTAGTCGTATTGATACTTGCCCTCATTAAAGAAATATTAGATATTATAAATCAGTTGCTTGGTCTTAGGGACAAGCTATCAAAAGAATCTAAGGGGAAAACGTCACCAGACCCGGACGATAATGGTCCATCAGCCACAGCAATGCCAAAGCCAACAGCAGAAAACGCTCAAGAACAAGATAAGCCTAAAGCAGCTTAACCAAGAAAGCCACCCACTACGGGTGGTTTTTCTTCACATCCCAAGCCAATCCGAGTAATCCACCAACTGATATAACAATAAAGCTCATGAGGAAGATCAGACAGATACTAGTAAGCATCGGCATTATATATGCCAAATTGACGACATAGTTCCTCGTGCAGTGGTTCTAATCGTTTCGCTGTCATTTTCGATATCTTTTCAAGTGTTATGAATGTACTGATCTCTTCAGGAGTGCCTTCAATTGTCATGTTTTCCATGGTAACTTTCATAAGTAAAACCATCCTTTCTGATTTTGGCCAACAAAAAAAGATGCTGCTGGCATCCTTGTTTATATCGTTTCAATTGTTTACGCTTGTTTTTGTTTTTAAGGCTTCTAAATGACAGCTTTTTGTGTTCTGGCGGTAGTATATAGAATATAAGAATATTGACAGCACGAAACGGGGTTAGCCTTAGAGTCCCAATGGTTTGGAGGATTCTGGTTTGGGAAAAAAACGCCGATTTTGTCCCGTATACGGGAAAGGAAAAACAGCCTTCCGACTTACTCTCCCAACGGATTTGACGATTTTGGGTCTGTCGGGGGGGTGTCCATTTTCGGACCCTCCTCGCACTCAAAATACCGATATATTTCAGGTAAGACTTCCCGACCATTTATGTAGTAATCAGGATTTACCACATACACTTTTTCCTCACCGTAGATTGGTAACATCCCTAATACCTTCTTTTTTATAAGTGATTGCAGGAGCCTATATCCTTGCGTTTTGGAGTAACCACCTATCTTACATAGTTCAGCAGCGTTTAGTGCATCCCCACGTATTCCCTTTTCGCCATCTCCAATTAGAACATTGGTACCAGGAGCAGCGTACAAAGAGATGATTGAAAGCATACCCCGTTCATGAGAGCTCAGGTTGAACATACGACGCTTAGCTTTCTGGCTTGCTCGTGTTTTAATAAACTTGATGCTTCGGCCACTCTTTGTGGGGTTGATGATTTTTACAAATTCTCTTCCCCTCAGAAAGTGCGTTTCTCTACGCATGATTTCTCCTGTTTCAGTGTCAACATATTTCTCTCTCATT
Encoded here:
- a CDS encoding phage head morphogenesis protein, translating into MSIASKITNKVFDYFGYEKKGIGKSDEVKRISNSESPQTYIFDQFNVSTDRIQIIREVRELFKTELRFRITNLRLGADATRGGCKVIVQGSEAHRSHMKMLGKAQPKRLVPGANVAQQVIDDFMRRTKLSSKSNEHIRVLLRDGDIFLNAVVDHVRGLILDVVRAPALTMKRNADEYGIFTDPERAFSQIDPRTQINSFLEIGPPSVSRGDFALYQMNHIRWMSDETELYGTSHYATARKLYRKLDKMETAAAVRREFRSVQKNSHKLPDGTSISDALEYAKQNRLVDDHGDPTKNSHLLSDFFGTADVKAVQGDANLSEMADIEYFDDLIWLNLGVPKAILTSGQNLNRDILKVQYPQYLQSLDDMTDLLEYGDIGPYSGYRGLIDLQLLLAGINPSSIAYDVVWSTKTTETALERLERVQRARGANGGDTLVTNIKAIQTIASDFDIEDPVEMAMMIEEEKARNVALVAKSLPPKEDVKLDEEKDKQTITDVALEDRSKLKEVEVEAEETVLRFFNAVNKRLASYEADEGVTDSIILDYAEDEILNAFEETWEAEQGKLQLSLVKAMTLAGVMGAEKATSLLTTEIKPRIVRSDIREDLLQQSAERIKGMEETTMKRIREELANGFEENLGWRKITKRLEPIIMDKERASLIARNELSWAYDRMQIRTYKGAGIKRVQCDEVLDMRTCDKCRTRHGKTYDIDDYPGLAHPLCRVSWLPVDE
- a CDS encoding DNA packaging protein; protein product: MSNITFAKEILKKISDLAKKNPLEGEKASEILRSFEQFSEKCLKIKTTKGVILPFVLNTAQRKLARGIFEAISKGKAVRIIILKARQLGFSTLAEAIVYYLTSLQEAKNSYIVAHEDEAVNNLFDMFKLYYEMVPTVYKPMKKHDNSKKLTFENPTSFESDKKRNPGLKSKITVASAEKKSLGRSGTIHYLHISELAFWPENRQSKHMLSLLQALSDAPGTLCIIESTANGIGEYFQQMWERAVNGKNDYTPIFVAWHENPDYAEPFNTSAEKKLFEEKLSTDEIELRKRFNLTLEQLKWRQVTIKNKCGGDPKSFQQEYPAFPEEAFLVSGRSSFNQEQVNKDLNSARIPIKTHNDGDIWVWEEPIEGELYDAGADVAEGLDDDDHDSSTFSIRKRSTGEKVAECQCKEEPFQFANILDEWGHKYNNALLGVERNNHGHAVLAVLIHNHDYPNLYYHADYDSKTKEMQRRPGWPTTPKTRPILVENYRQDYKEGEIDVPSKRQLSEMRTFIKKNGKHQHQVGCHDDILIADMICWEMRKYTHKGQIKAYGFSIMPDLDSLFA
- a CDS encoding site-specific integrase, which encodes MNTVQPIRDTKKIKIIRDFLKKTNLRNYALFEVGIRIGLRISDLLELKWKDVLENEKKFKDRIIIKEEKTEKTKSFFLQEDAIKALKEYMSSIENLNTDWYIFKSRKGENRPIDRFQAHKIISEAAQVARIADPIGTHSLRKTFGYHAYKQGTDIVLLMDVFNHSTPSMTKKYIGITDDDIKDVYINLKL